The Anaerolineae bacterium genome has a segment encoding these proteins:
- a CDS encoding AAA family ATPase, translating into MLCISVNAQSLIHTKRELRAVRNEQLLSPEVLGRGTELARLQDYYAAALRGNAPIVMIEGEAGTGKTHLLRLFAAWAERQGARVLSVTCYEVETQVPYGSLIRTLQAFLSDNGLTWDPSIAALLGLPHQVPTLMRLMSFWTWDLERIGGETRAVPAPPVRPAQSAQVLFHPGQVREEMIQLFKALAKHTPLVIILDDLHWADTATLELWSAAYRQLRGLPVLILGSYCPEEVDQAHPLYRLNFRLSRLVPFVYEGGETGGPETFLVRIRLRPLEKEAIQRLVAAFAPDKEIPKDWIEKRRQYGDEPLAFWTAWARWIASSDSLDLASANLDELHKRLIEVLDPAARSILEAAAVLGSEAEGELLAFVAGLSDEEAARALRRLADDGLLDDRSGKYKIANTLLIRTIYEGLSEGRRNELHRRVGQGLEHFYPYRLNAMAAVLARHYKAAGELNLALRYLMKAGAWAYRLAALKEAGELYWDALSLAVLAGDAHAQVLIHEALGDIHMQMGDHRAAQGHFHAALGGAHSASQQALIRVRMARSLGATGQYEQARTALRQALQALIGEHNLQAQGIVWLHLAWIEELLGNRVAALFAANHARAAAIQTDDPALKADAALALALLYWHQPAVKAQRDLEQARELCRLSIQIREQMGDVAGCARAWAYLGMIERDQGHLSAACQCFAKSAEAYRQIGDWLSEATIRARWGEASAAAGNLIESVTQFRRAFELHRELQNVDNAFDPPLWTHPLFNGEP; encoded by the coding sequence ATGCTCTGTATATCGGTCAATGCCCAGTCGCTCATCCATACAAAGCGTGAGCTTCGTGCGGTACGGAATGAACAGTTATTGTCCCCTGAAGTACTGGGACGAGGAACCGAGCTCGCCAGACTGCAGGATTACTATGCTGCGGCTCTAAGGGGTAACGCGCCCATCGTTATGATAGAGGGAGAGGCGGGCACAGGGAAAACGCACTTATTGCGTTTGTTTGCGGCCTGGGCGGAACGTCAGGGCGCCCGCGTGCTTTCGGTCACGTGTTATGAGGTGGAAACGCAAGTCCCCTATGGAAGTCTGATACGCACCCTACAAGCCTTCCTCAGTGACAATGGCCTAACCTGGGATCCCTCTATTGCTGCCCTACTGGGGCTTCCCCATCAAGTGCCCACATTAATGCGGCTCATGTCGTTTTGGACGTGGGATCTCGAGCGGATAGGGGGCGAAACACGGGCAGTGCCTGCGCCGCCCGTACGTCCCGCGCAATCGGCGCAGGTGCTCTTCCATCCCGGCCAAGTACGTGAGGAGATGATTCAGCTCTTCAAGGCGCTGGCCAAGCATACCCCCCTGGTGATCATCCTGGACGACCTGCACTGGGCAGATACCGCTACGCTGGAGCTGTGGAGTGCAGCGTATAGGCAACTGCGTGGGCTGCCAGTGCTCATCCTCGGCAGTTACTGCCCAGAAGAAGTAGATCAGGCCCATCCATTATACCGACTCAACTTTCGGCTATCCCGTCTAGTTCCGTTCGTTTATGAGGGAGGAGAAACGGGAGGCCCTGAGACCTTCCTCGTCCGGATTCGCCTGCGGCCGTTAGAAAAAGAGGCGATCCAGCGACTAGTAGCCGCCTTCGCCCCGGATAAGGAAATCCCCAAAGATTGGATCGAAAAGCGGCGACAGTACGGGGATGAACCACTTGCCTTCTGGACCGCCTGGGCGCGATGGATCGCCTCTTCCGATTCGCTGGACTTGGCTTCTGCTAACTTAGATGAACTTCATAAAAGGCTGATAGAGGTGCTGGATCCTGCGGCCCGTTCCATCCTGGAGGCCGCTGCTGTGCTAGGATCAGAGGCTGAAGGAGAGTTGCTGGCTTTTGTAGCTGGGCTGTCGGACGAAGAGGCGGCTCGAGCTTTACGGCGATTGGCCGACGACGGGTTATTGGACGATCGCAGTGGGAAATACAAGATCGCCAATACGCTGCTCATCCGCACGATATACGAGGGACTGAGCGAGGGACGACGGAACGAGCTACATCGGCGGGTAGGCCAGGGTTTGGAACACTTTTACCCTTATCGGCTGAATGCAATGGCCGCTGTGCTGGCCAGGCATTACAAAGCAGCTGGTGAGCTCAACCTGGCACTGCGCTATCTCATGAAAGCAGGGGCCTGGGCATATCGCCTAGCCGCCTTAAAGGAAGCCGGCGAACTCTATTGGGATGCCCTTTCGCTGGCGGTGTTGGCCGGGGACGCTCACGCCCAAGTGCTCATCCATGAGGCATTGGGCGATATCCACATGCAGATGGGGGATCATCGGGCCGCACAGGGCCATTTCCACGCAGCGTTAGGAGGAGCGCATTCCGCCTCGCAGCAAGCATTGATTCGAGTACGGATGGCTCGTAGCTTGGGCGCAACTGGCCAGTATGAACAGGCTCGAACTGCCCTACGTCAGGCCTTGCAAGCATTAATCGGCGAACATAACCTTCAGGCTCAAGGCATCGTCTGGCTTCACTTGGCATGGATAGAGGAGCTGTTAGGCAATCGAGTGGCGGCCCTGTTTGCGGCCAATCACGCCCGCGCCGCCGCCATCCAAACGGACGATCCGGCATTGAAGGCGGATGCGGCCCTCGCATTGGCGCTTCTGTACTGGCACCAGCCTGCAGTCAAAGCACAACGAGACCTCGAACAGGCGCGTGAATTGTGCCGATTGAGCATCCAGATCCGAGAACAGATGGGAGACGTAGCCGGGTGCGCTCGTGCTTGGGCCTATCTGGGCATGATCGAACGCGACCAAGGGCATTTATCCGCGGCCTGTCAATGCTTTGCGAAGAGCGCAGAGGCCTATCGCCAGATTGGCGATTGGTTATCGGAGGCAACTATCCGGGCACGATGGGGAGAGGCTAGCGCGGCTGCCGGAAACCTGATCGAATCAGTAACGCAGTTCCGACGAGCGTTCGAGCTGCATCGTGAACTCCAAAACGTGGATAACGCTTTCGACCCGCCCCTTTGGACCCATCCCCTCTTCAATGGTGAACCGTGA
- a CDS encoding DUF1786 domain-containing protein, giving the protein MQILAVDVGTGTQDILLFDSERDPENCLKMVMPSPTLLVAKRMRQATIERRGLVLTGVTMGGGPSAWAAEDHYKAGLPIYATPDAARSFNDDLDAVQRDLGVRLVSDDEAMALVRRDRFVHVEMRDLDYPAIRSAFAAFGVELHPDALAVAVFDHGNAPPAISDRQFRLDYLAERLKINPRLSTFAFRADAIPGIMTRLRAVADTAAQQSGLPIYVMDTAPAAILGALEDPVVRARPNAQVVNVGNFHCLAFQFRDGQIARLFEHHTGLLDRARLKRWLVALADGSITHEQVFAEHGHGALILDSTPQLLDFLAVTGPRRGLLLDGELPVYLAAPHGDQMMAGCFGLIRAIADLEPGWAERIAAALNRGHRGCSLW; this is encoded by the coding sequence ATGCAGATCTTAGCCGTCGACGTTGGGACGGGAACTCAGGACATCCTGTTGTTTGACAGCGAGCGCGATCCCGAAAATTGCCTAAAGATGGTCATGCCGTCGCCGACGTTATTGGTGGCCAAACGAATGCGCCAGGCGACCATCGAACGCCGTGGCCTTGTGCTCACCGGCGTCACCATGGGCGGTGGCCCCAGCGCCTGGGCTGCGGAGGACCATTACAAAGCCGGCCTGCCCATCTATGCCACGCCGGACGCCGCCCGCTCGTTCAACGATGACCTGGACGCAGTGCAGCGGGACTTGGGCGTTCGGCTCGTTTCGGATGATGAGGCTATGGCGCTGGTGCGGCGGGACAGGTTTGTGCACGTGGAGATGCGCGATCTAGATTACCCAGCTATTCGCAGCGCCTTTGCTGCCTTCGGTGTAGAGCTGCACCCGGATGCGCTGGCCGTCGCTGTATTCGATCACGGTAACGCGCCCCCTGCCATCAGCGATCGCCAGTTCCGCCTGGATTACCTGGCCGAACGGCTGAAGATAAACCCACGTCTGTCCACCTTCGCCTTTCGCGCTGATGCGATCCCTGGAATCATGACGCGTCTGCGAGCCGTGGCCGACACAGCTGCTCAGCAAAGCGGGCTGCCTATCTATGTGATGGACACAGCCCCAGCTGCGATTCTAGGCGCGCTGGAGGACCCCGTCGTACGGGCTCGGCCGAACGCACAGGTTGTCAACGTGGGCAACTTTCACTGTCTGGCCTTTCAGTTCAGAGACGGCCAGATCGCCCGGCTGTTCGAGCATCACACCGGCTTGTTGGATCGGGCTCGCCTGAAGCGTTGGTTGGTTGCTCTAGCTGATGGCAGTATCACCCATGAGCAAGTGTTCGCCGAACATGGCCACGGCGCCTTGATCCTGGATTCGACCCCTCAGCTGCTTGACTTCCTGGCCGTCACTGGGCCGCGGCGGGGTCTCCTGCTAGATGGCGAATTGCCAGTTTATTTGGCAGCGCCTCATGGAGATCAGATGATGGCTGGCTGTTTCGGCTTGATCCGGGCTATAGCCGATCTGGAGCCTGGTTGGGCCGAGCGGATCGCCGCGGCATTGAATCGCGGCCATAGGGGCTGCAGTTTATGGTGA
- the lipA gene encoding lipoyl synthase, with translation MPVQTIPLYSETSVTEDAGHLTRGRRPPWLRVRWQETSSYRRIRSLMRGQSLHTVCEEAGCPNISECWGRGTATFLLMGDTCTRSCGFCKIKTGRPAPLDPDEPRRVAEVVKAMHLRHAVLTSVNRDEQPDGGAWVFAEAIRWIRELVPGCTIEVLIPDFKGNWDALKTVMDARPEVLNHNVETVPRLYRTVRPQAKYERSLELLRRAREMAPTVLTKSGIMVGLGEEWNELLQVMDDLRVQDVDILTIGQYLQPSRFHLPIVRYYTPEEFELLRSEGLSRGFRWVESGPLVRSSYHAEQAAGHTAPLRA, from the coding sequence ATGCCTGTCCAGACGATCCCGTTGTACTCGGAGACGTCGGTTACCGAGGATGCTGGGCACTTAACCCGGGGCCGGCGGCCGCCCTGGCTGCGCGTGCGCTGGCAGGAAACATCCAGCTATCGTCGCATTCGGAGCCTGATGCGGGGGCAGTCCCTGCATACGGTGTGTGAAGAGGCCGGCTGTCCCAATATCAGCGAGTGCTGGGGGCGCGGGACGGCTACTTTCCTTTTGATGGGCGATACCTGTACCCGTTCATGCGGCTTTTGCAAGATCAAAACCGGGCGGCCAGCCCCGCTCGATCCCGATGAGCCGCGCCGGGTAGCAGAGGTGGTGAAGGCGATGCACCTGCGCCACGCTGTGCTCACCTCGGTCAACCGGGATGAGCAGCCGGACGGTGGTGCCTGGGTGTTCGCCGAGGCCATCCGTTGGATTCGTGAGCTGGTGCCCGGCTGTACGATCGAGGTACTGATCCCTGATTTCAAGGGAAACTGGGACGCTCTGAAGACGGTGATGGATGCCCGCCCGGAGGTCCTGAACCACAACGTGGAGACGGTGCCTCGCCTCTACCGGACTGTGCGCCCTCAGGCCAAGTACGAGCGCTCGCTGGAACTGTTGCGTCGCGCCCGGGAGATGGCCCCTACCGTGCTTACCAAGTCGGGCATCATGGTGGGATTAGGCGAGGAATGGAATGAGCTGCTTCAGGTAATGGACGACCTGCGCGTGCAGGATGTGGACATCCTGACTATCGGCCAGTATCTCCAGCCATCGCGGTTTCATCTGCCCATCGTCCGATATTACACGCCCGAGGAGTTCGAGTTGCTGCGCTCGGAGGGGCTCTCGCGGGGCTTTCGTTGGGTGGAGTCGGGGCCGTTGGTGCGCTCCAGCTATCACGCTGAACAGGCCGCGGGCCATACCGCGCCTCTTCGTGCTTGA
- the lpdA gene encoding dihydrolipoyl dehydrogenase, whose protein sequence is MATPANTYDVVVIGGGPGGYVAAIRAAQLGLKSAVVEREALGGICLNWGCIPTKALLRNAEIADLLRRGQEFGFSFENLKLDYGRAIQRSREVAQRLVRGVSFLMRKNNIEVVEGTGRLESANRVVVEPGGKVLAAKNIILATGARPRAIPGVTVDSQRVITSREALERTEVPDHIIIVGAGPIGLEFAHIYRSYGAQVTIVEMLSRIAPLEDEEISKELTRAYERRGIQLLTDSRVEKVEPTDQGAAVSIVTPDGTRQLEADVVLVAIGVQPNSEGLGLEKVGVKVERGAVVVDGYMRTNVPGIYAIGDLTGKMPLAHVASAQGIVAAEHIAGYETRPIEDYVWMPRCIYCQPQVASLGLTEAQARERGYEVKVGKFSFIANGKALGLGEREGFVKIIADAKYGEILGAHLIGPEVTELLPELVLARTWELTVEEIARSVHSHPTLSEALMEAAHAVLGQAIHM, encoded by the coding sequence ATGGCAACCCCTGCCAACACCTACGACGTCGTCGTCATCGGTGGAGGGCCAGGCGGCTACGTAGCCGCGATTCGGGCGGCCCAATTGGGGCTTAAATCCGCCGTTGTCGAGCGCGAAGCGCTGGGCGGCATTTGTCTCAACTGGGGCTGCATCCCGACTAAAGCGCTGCTGCGCAATGCCGAGATCGCAGATCTATTGCGGCGAGGTCAGGAGTTCGGATTCAGCTTCGAGAACCTGAAGCTGGACTACGGCCGGGCCATCCAACGCAGCCGCGAGGTCGCTCAGCGGCTTGTGCGTGGCGTCAGCTTCCTGATGCGCAAGAATAACATCGAGGTTGTGGAGGGGACTGGCCGGCTGGAGAGCGCCAACCGCGTGGTGGTGGAGCCGGGTGGCAAAGTGTTGGCCGCCAAAAATATCATCCTGGCTACCGGCGCCCGGCCACGAGCGATCCCCGGCGTGACCGTTGATAGCCAGCGTGTGATCACCAGCCGAGAGGCGCTAGAGCGCACTGAAGTACCCGACCACATCATCATAGTGGGCGCTGGCCCTATCGGTTTGGAATTCGCCCACATCTACCGATCCTACGGGGCCCAGGTGACGATCGTGGAGATGCTGTCTCGCATCGCGCCGCTGGAGGACGAGGAGATCAGCAAGGAGCTGACAAGAGCATACGAACGCCGCGGCATCCAGTTGCTCACCGACAGCCGCGTGGAAAAGGTCGAGCCGACGGATCAGGGAGCGGCCGTGAGCATCGTAACCCCCGATGGCACACGGCAACTTGAGGCTGATGTCGTCCTGGTCGCCATCGGAGTCCAGCCCAATTCCGAAGGCTTGGGGCTGGAGAAGGTTGGCGTGAAAGTCGAGCGCGGGGCGGTCGTCGTAGATGGCTACATGCGGACCAATGTCCCCGGTATCTACGCTATCGGCGATCTGACCGGCAAGATGCCTCTGGCGCACGTGGCATCCGCGCAGGGGATCGTGGCTGCCGAGCACATCGCTGGCTATGAGACGAGACCGATCGAGGATTACGTCTGGATGCCGCGCTGCATCTACTGCCAGCCCCAAGTAGCGTCCCTGGGCTTGACCGAGGCACAGGCTCGCGAGCGGGGCTACGAGGTCAAGGTCGGCAAGTTCAGCTTTATCGCGAATGGCAAGGCGCTAGGGTTAGGCGAGCGTGAGGGCTTCGTTAAGATCATCGCCGATGCGAAGTACGGCGAGATTCTGGGCGCCCACCTGATCGGCCCAGAGGTGACTGAGCTGTTGCCAGAGCTGGTGTTGGCGCGCACATGGGAGCTGACCGTGGAGGAGATCGCGCGGTCTGTCCATTCGCATCCGACGCTGTCAGAGGCTTTAATGGAAGCGGCCCATGCCGTGTTGGGCCAGGCGATTCACATGTAA
- a CDS encoding molybdopterin-dependent oxidoreductase, which translates to MDRLTRREWFRVMGVSIAGIWLAACQPSASSSDEGSAGPVLTGPEPQAVTPAVEGGSIEVGPIVDGIRVTTNADFYAVYYKVPEVQVNQDAWRLRVFGHVERELTLSLADIQSMPAIKEMRTLQCISNPVGGDLISNAVWEGIRMADLLKQAGVKPGAQEIVIRSADEFHTAIPIELAQDERSLLVYRMNDEPLPVKHGAPLRALWPGRYGMKQPKWIVSIEVITGYHLGYWEQQGWSNDAFIKPNSQIERPKSGEQITTKPYRISGRAFAGRSGVAKVEVSVDGGQTWHEATLTRVRTKAFQPYVWTLWHWDWEDPAGERVTIQARVTDGDGVTQQDSGARFLSGVFPDGTSAIHKVVVSVAV; encoded by the coding sequence ATGGACAGGTTAACGCGTCGGGAATGGTTCAGAGTGATGGGAGTCAGCATCGCAGGGATATGGTTGGCCGCTTGTCAGCCGTCAGCGTCCTCTTCGGACGAAGGCTCGGCCGGACCGGTCTTAACAGGGCCGGAGCCGCAGGCTGTCACGCCTGCCGTCGAAGGCGGCTCCATTGAAGTTGGGCCCATCGTGGATGGGATTCGAGTCACCACCAACGCAGATTTTTATGCCGTGTACTACAAAGTGCCTGAGGTTCAGGTGAACCAGGATGCATGGCGCCTGAGAGTTTTCGGCCATGTCGAGCGTGAGCTCACGCTCTCATTGGCGGACATTCAGAGCATGCCTGCCATCAAAGAGATGCGGACATTGCAATGCATTTCCAACCCGGTGGGCGGCGATTTGATCAGCAACGCCGTGTGGGAGGGCATCCGCATGGCCGACCTGTTGAAGCAAGCTGGCGTCAAGCCAGGTGCCCAGGAGATCGTCATCCGCAGTGCCGATGAGTTCCACACGGCTATCCCCATCGAGCTAGCCCAGGATGAGCGCTCATTGCTGGTGTACAGGATGAACGACGAGCCATTGCCGGTTAAGCACGGAGCGCCCCTGCGAGCGCTGTGGCCTGGACGTTACGGCATGAAGCAGCCCAAATGGATTGTGAGCATCGAGGTGATCACTGGCTATCATTTGGGTTACTGGGAGCAACAGGGGTGGAGTAATGACGCCTTCATCAAGCCCAACTCCCAGATCGAGCGGCCCAAGTCCGGCGAGCAGATCACCACGAAGCCGTATCGGATCAGCGGGCGGGCATTCGCCGGACGCTCAGGTGTCGCTAAGGTCGAGGTGAGCGTAGATGGAGGCCAGACCTGGCATGAGGCGACGTTGACGCGCGTGCGGACGAAGGCGTTTCAACCTTATGTGTGGACACTTTGGCATTGGGATTGGGAAGACCCCGCTGGTGAGCGGGTGACGATTCAGGCGCGCGTCACCGATGGGGATGGCGTAACCCAACAGGACTCGGGCGCGCGATTTCTGAGCGGCGTGTTCCCTGATGGGACCAGCGCTATCCACAAGGTGGTCGTGAGCGTGGCGGTTTAG
- a CDS encoding FAD-binding protein, translated as MTISTHVLNELREALSPQQVLTRPEELVVYAYDGTWADGHPDVVVNPLTTEQVAAVLRIADRERIPVVPRGAGTGLAGGSVPLQGIVLNLACMNRIREISPDDMVAIVEPGVINQTLQDALKPYGLMYPPDPASLYMSTIGGNVATNAGGPRCLKYGVTKDYVLGLEVVLPGGYVLRTGGRQIKNVTGYNLTQLFVGSEGTLGVITEVILRLLPAPAATATVMAAYARLEDAAHTVNAILGAGILPLTTELMDQMCIRVVEQKLKIGLPVEAEALMLIAVDGEPEAVRSQIYRVAEVCRKMYADPIRIATTPEEEERLWIARRSVSPALSLLKPSRLTEDIAVPRSKIPEMIRRIQAIAREYDVMIPTFGHIGDGNLHPDIMCDRRDADEMRRVALAAEAVFQAAIELGGTLSGEHGIGLLKKEFLPKELDELAIRKMLEIKRVFDPNGIMNPGKVFPG; from the coding sequence ATGACGATCTCCACTCATGTGTTGAATGAACTGCGAGAGGCGCTCAGTCCTCAACAGGTCCTCACCCGTCCGGAAGAGTTGGTCGTTTATGCCTACGATGGCACTTGGGCAGACGGACACCCCGACGTCGTGGTGAACCCGCTGACCACGGAGCAGGTAGCTGCCGTCTTGCGCATCGCTGATCGAGAGCGTATCCCGGTCGTGCCGCGTGGAGCCGGCACCGGCCTGGCGGGCGGCTCTGTACCTTTGCAGGGCATCGTCCTGAATCTGGCGTGTATGAACCGCATCCGGGAGATCTCCCCAGATGATATGGTGGCCATAGTCGAGCCGGGCGTGATCAATCAGACGCTGCAGGACGCGCTCAAACCGTATGGGCTAATGTATCCGCCTGATCCCGCCAGCTTGTACATGTCCACCATTGGTGGCAACGTAGCCACCAACGCGGGCGGGCCACGTTGCCTGAAATACGGCGTAACTAAAGACTACGTCTTGGGGTTGGAGGTGGTGTTGCCAGGCGGCTACGTGTTGCGCACCGGCGGACGTCAGATCAAGAACGTGACCGGATACAATTTAACCCAGCTTTTCGTCGGGTCCGAGGGCACGCTGGGTGTGATCACCGAGGTCATTTTGCGCCTGTTGCCGGCGCCGGCTGCCACTGCTACAGTAATGGCCGCCTATGCCCGCCTGGAAGATGCTGCCCACACGGTAAATGCCATCCTCGGGGCGGGCATCCTGCCGCTGACGACGGAGCTCATGGATCAGATGTGCATCCGCGTGGTCGAGCAAAAGCTCAAGATCGGCCTGCCGGTCGAGGCCGAGGCGCTCATGCTGATCGCCGTGGATGGCGAACCAGAGGCGGTGAGGTCGCAGATCTACCGCGTGGCCGAAGTGTGTCGCAAGATGTACGCAGACCCGATCCGAATCGCCACCACGCCAGAGGAGGAAGAGCGGCTGTGGATCGCTCGGCGCAGCGTTTCCCCTGCTCTATCGCTGCTCAAGCCCAGCCGCCTCACCGAGGACATCGCTGTGCCTCGCTCTAAGATCCCTGAGATGATCCGGCGCATCCAGGCCATCGCCCGCGAGTACGACGTGATGATCCCCACCTTCGGCCACATCGGCGACGGCAATCTCCATCCCGACATCATGTGTGATCGCCGTGATGCGGATGAGATGCGGCGCGTGGCGCTGGCGGCGGAGGCGGTGTTCCAGGCGGCCATCGAGTTGGGCGGTACCCTCTCCGGCGAGCATGGCATCGGCCTGTTGAAGAAGGAGTTCCTCCCCAAGGAGCTGGACGAATTAGCGATCCGTAAGATGCTGGAGATCAAGCGGGTGTTCGATCCTAACGGGATCATGAACCCGGGAAAGGTGTTTCCAGGTTAA
- a CDS encoding (Fe-S)-binding protein — protein sequence MSSFLQQTIPGQQVMGPELPDYDELQECIRCGRCLPVCPTYQETTLEMFSPRGRLALLRAVEDARLEFTEGVAEHLYHCLDCRACNTVCPPGIPIGELILQGRAAYAEQAGRPWWARLALDRFLTSAQAMEPIMKLARLYQRLGVSRLVRPLLRALKDRHALFNLAFHMEGLLPRLPSQPLHARLPEVVPARGDRRYRVGFFLGCMMSQVLADVSQATVNVLTRNGCEVVTPRGQMCCGAPHDDQGNKRLARELARRNIELFERYGDLDVIVADCAACAGMLKEYPHLLHDDPAYYPRALAMARRARDVSEWLAAIMDDSIPLAPTGRTVTYHEPCHLANVQGIRHQPIKVLSRIPCLKLKPLSDSTRCCGSAGIYNLTHPKMADQLLEDKIRKIASTGADTVVTGNPGCLLQLQMGVREHGILVEVRHLTELLDEAYRRAERD from the coding sequence ATGTCCTCATTTCTGCAACAGACAATTCCCGGGCAGCAGGTGATGGGACCGGAGCTACCTGATTATGACGAGTTACAGGAGTGCATTCGCTGCGGGCGCTGCCTACCTGTCTGCCCGACGTATCAAGAAACGACGTTGGAGATGTTTTCACCGCGTGGCCGGCTGGCCTTGCTGCGGGCAGTCGAAGATGCCCGGCTCGAATTCACGGAAGGGGTAGCCGAGCACCTGTATCACTGTCTGGACTGTCGCGCTTGCAACACCGTCTGCCCACCCGGCATCCCCATCGGTGAGCTGATCCTACAGGGGCGGGCGGCCTATGCGGAGCAGGCGGGACGGCCCTGGTGGGCGCGCCTCGCCCTCGACCGTTTCCTGACCTCAGCGCAGGCAATGGAGCCGATCATGAAGCTGGCGCGGCTCTATCAGCGGCTGGGGGTGTCCCGGCTTGTGCGCCCTCTCTTGCGAGCCCTCAAAGATCGCCATGCCCTTTTCAACTTGGCTTTTCACATGGAGGGATTGCTGCCCAGGCTTCCCTCTCAGCCGTTGCACGCTCGGCTGCCGGAGGTGGTCCCAGCTCGTGGCGATCGTCGGTATCGCGTCGGCTTTTTCCTGGGTTGCATGATGAGCCAAGTCTTGGCTGACGTCAGCCAGGCCACAGTGAACGTCCTCACGCGCAACGGCTGCGAGGTCGTCACGCCGCGCGGGCAGATGTGTTGTGGTGCCCCGCACGACGACCAAGGGAACAAGCGCCTGGCCCGCGAGCTGGCCCGCCGCAACATCGAGCTGTTCGAACGGTATGGCGACCTAGACGTGATCGTAGCCGATTGCGCTGCCTGCGCTGGCATGCTCAAAGAATATCCGCATCTCCTGCATGATGATCCGGCCTATTATCCACGGGCCTTAGCGATGGCTAGGCGCGCGCGCGATGTGAGCGAGTGGCTGGCAGCGATCATGGACGACTCCATCCCTCTGGCACCCACAGGACGCACCGTTACTTATCACGAGCCGTGTCACCTGGCGAACGTGCAGGGCATTCGTCATCAGCCGATCAAGGTGCTAAGCCGCATCCCATGCTTGAAGCTCAAGCCCTTATCCGACAGCACTCGATGTTGCGGAAGCGCCGGCATTTATAACCTGACTCATCCCAAGATGGCGGATCAGTTGCTGGAGGACAAAATCCGCAAGATCGCCAGCACGGGTGCGGACACAGTCGTCACCGGAAACCCGGGCTGTCTTCTGCAACTGCAGATGGGCGTGCGCGAACATGGTATACTTGTGGAAGTGCGGCATTTGACGGAACTTCTGGACGAGGCCTATCGAAGAGCGGAAAGGGATTAG
- a CDS encoding Mrp/NBP35 family ATP-binding protein: MNQQQPYGPLTEQAILQALSKVQEPELHRDLVSLNMIRDIRIDEGVVSFTIMLTTPACPLRTQIEQEARAAVMALPGVKQVNVRLDANVRSDQRIIGRLQIPIKNILAVASGKGGVGKTTVAVNLAVALAQLGARTGILDADIYGPNVPIMMGLSKLPPTRDGKLVPPKAYGVEVMSMGFLIPRDQAVIWRGPMLHSAIRQLFTDVDWGDLDYLVVDLPPGTGDAQLSLAQSVPVTGGVIVTQPQEVALADARRGITAFQRLDVPILGIVENMAGPIFGEGGGEAAARELGVPFLGRIYLDAEIRKGGDTGRPIVAFAPESESARAFRKLAETVAARVSVMSFAPDLTLQIS, translated from the coding sequence ATGAATCAACAGCAGCCATATGGCCCGCTTACCGAGCAGGCCATCCTGCAAGCGTTGAGCAAGGTCCAGGAGCCAGAGCTGCACCGGGACCTGGTCAGCCTGAATATGATCCGAGATATCCGCATTGACGAGGGAGTGGTCAGCTTTACGATCATGTTGACCACTCCAGCTTGCCCTTTGCGTACGCAGATCGAGCAGGAAGCCCGTGCCGCGGTGATGGCACTGCCGGGGGTGAAGCAGGTGAATGTGCGGTTAGATGCCAACGTACGCTCAGATCAGCGCATTATCGGCCGGCTCCAGATTCCTATCAAAAACATCTTGGCCGTGGCCTCGGGTAAGGGTGGGGTAGGCAAGACCACCGTGGCGGTGAATCTGGCTGTAGCTCTAGCGCAGTTGGGAGCTCGTACTGGCATTCTAGATGCCGACATTTATGGCCCCAATGTGCCGATCATGATGGGTCTCTCGAAGCTGCCGCCCACTCGTGATGGCAAGCTGGTGCCCCCCAAAGCTTACGGGGTCGAGGTGATGTCCATGGGCTTTCTGATCCCTCGGGATCAGGCAGTGATCTGGCGCGGTCCCATGCTGCACTCGGCGATCCGGCAACTGTTCACCGATGTGGACTGGGGAGACCTGGATTATCTGGTAGTAGACCTACCTCCCGGCACAGGGGATGCCCAATTGTCGCTGGCGCAGTCGGTGCCGGTTACCGGTGGCGTTATCGTGACCCAGCCGCAGGAGGTCGCCCTGGCGGATGCGCGTCGGGGGATCACCGCCTTTCAGCGGCTGGATGTGCCCATTTTGGGCATCGTGGAGAACATGGCCGGTCCGATCTTTGGCGAGGGAGGGGGCGAAGCAGCAGCTCGCGAGCTCGGCGTGCCTTTCCTAGGGCGGATTTATCTAGACGCAGAGATCCGCAAGGGAGGCGATACTGGACGCCCCATCGTCGCCTTCGCGCCGGAGTCAGAGTCGGCGCGGGCGTTCCGCAAGCTGGCCGAAACGGTCGCCGCTCGCGTGAGTGTGATGTCTTTCGCGCCGGATCTGACGCTTCAGATCAGCTAG